The following is a genomic window from Sulfitobacter pontiacus.
GTGGTGGCGCGGGTGATGAACACGGATCTGCCGGTGTTGATCTGGGGCGAATCCGGCACGGGAAAGTCGCTGATCGGCAAGGCGATCCACGATTTTTCGGACCGGCGGAACCTACCCTTTGTCACCGTCACCTCGGCCGAGTTGCAAGACCTTGAAGGCCCGACACGTGTCTTGGCGAGGGTCCGCGGCGGGACGCTGCTGATTGACGAGATCGGCGATTTCTCGGAAGAGATTCAGGCCCGTATCGCACGCATGATGGATACCCCCGGTGAACATGCGCCGCGCTTCCTTGCCACCAGCCAATCGGATCTGGCCGCCGCGATGAAGGCGGGGACCCTGCGGCGCGATCTGTATTATCGTCTCTCGGGGGCGACGCTGCATGTGCCCGCGCTGCGCGACCGCGTGGATGATATTGCCTTGCTTGCCGCACATTTCCTTGAACGGTCTGAGACCGGCAATACCGCGCCGCGCGCCCTGTCCGAAGGGGCGGCGAAAGTCTTTGCCAACTATCAATGGCCCGGCAACGTCCGACAGTTGGAACACGCGATGCGGCAGCTCGCGCTGACCAGCCGCGCGCCGGAAATCACCCAATCCGAGGCAGAGCATGTGTTGGGCGCGCAACCCGACCCCGAACCGCTGCGCGCGCAGGCCAATACCGAAAAGCTTGGGGCCTCGGTCGAACGTCACCTACAGCGATACTTTGATCAACACGGTTCGATGCTGCCGCCCCCCGGACTTTACGCCCGTATCCTGCGCGAGATCGAAGCCCCGCTGATCGAGATCGCCCTTGCCGCAACCGCTGGCAATCAGGCGAAATGCGCGGATCTTCTGGGAATCAACCGCAATACGCTGAGAAAAAAGATCACGGACCTCGATATTGAGGTGACACGCGGTCGAAAAATGATGTAAAAGCGCCACATAACCGTGGCCATCTAGCCTCAAAGCCGGATCAGGACCACAAAAATGGGCGGTTGATGCATAGGTGCATCACATCATCGGTGAGGATAGCGGGTGCTTACCCGGTCACGCAGCTATTATCTTATGCGGCTTGAGCGCCTGCGCCGAATCCGGCGTGTGCGCAATCTGGCGACCTTGGGGCTTGTGGTTCTGGGGCCGGTGCTGGCGCTTGTCACCTATCTGGTGCTCGGCCCGCTTGAACAAGGCGGAAACACCCCCAGCCTGCGCATCATTCTGCTGATCGATCTGGTCTATATCCTGCTCGTCGCCGCCCTTGTGCTGAGCGAGGTCGCGCGGCTGGTGGCGGCGCGGCGGGCGAAGTCTGCGGGCTCGCGGTTGCACCTGCGTCTGACGGGGGTGTTCGCGCTGATGGCGCTGATCCCGACGGTGAGTGTTGCGATCTTTGCGGGGCTGACGATCAACGTCGGGCTTGAAGGCTGGTTCTCGGATCGGGTGCGGTCGGTGGTGGGCAATTCGCTGGCCGCCGCCGAAGCCTATGAGAACGAGCAAAGCGATGATCTGCGCGAAGATGCCATCGCCTTGGCCCGCGCGATTGATCAAGCGCGCACGCAGGGCGTTGATGTGCCGGACACCCAGCTTTTGGCGGACGGGCAACGCCTGATCCAGCGCGGCTTGCGCGAGGCCTATATGATCGATGGCACCGGCCAGATCCGCGCGCGCGGCGACCGGTCCTATCTGTTCGATTTCGAAGAACCGACACCCGAACAGATCCGCGAGGCACAAGAGCTCGACGGCGCGCCGCTGGTGATCGAGGATTGGGACAACAACGAATTCCGCGCGCTGGTGCTGATGGAAGCCTTTGTCGATCGCTATCTTTACGTCAGCCGCGATGTGGACGGAAAAATACTGTCGCTGCTGGACGATACCAAGGAAACGGTGCGGCTGTACCAACAGCTTGAAAACGAGCGCGGCAAGCTGCTGTTCGAATTCGGTCTGCTTTATGTGGGCTTTGCGGTGATCCTGATTCTCGCAGCGGTCTGGCTGGGGCTGTGGTTTGCCGAACGTCTGTCAGGGCCGGTGGGCCGGTTGACGGGCGCGGCGCAGCAGGTCGGTGCCGGTGATCTTGAGGTGCAGGTCCGCGAGGAAGAAGGCGATGACGAGATCGCCATGCTTGGCCGCTACTTCAACCAGATGACCAAACAGTTGAAAGGCCAGCGCGAGACGTTGCTGGATAACACCCGCCAGATCGAACGCCGTCGTCGCCTGTTCGATTCGGTGCTTAGCTCTGTCACCTCGGGCGTCGTGGGGCTGGACCCCGAAGGGCGGGTGACCTTCGTCAACCGGTCTGCCGCGCGGCTGCTGGATTGGAGCGAGGACCAGCAATCGCTGGCGCTCTCTGTCGCGGTGCCGGAGTTCGGCCCGCTGTTCAATTCGGTCGTCAAAGGGCAGAACGAGGTCGCGCAGGGCGAGATCAAGGTCTCGCGTCAGGGGCAGATGGAAAATCTGCTGGTGCGCGTCGCCACGCGGCGCAGCGAAGACGGGCGGCTTGAGGGCTATG
Proteins encoded in this region:
- a CDS encoding response regulator, whose amino-acid sequence is MDGTVLVADDDRTIRTVLTQALTRAGCKVHATSSLTTLMRWVGEGKGDVVISDVVMPDGNGLEMLPKIAQDRPGLPVIVISAQNTIMTAIKAAEAEAYDYLPKPFDLPDLMKRTARALERSGPARRPAQTSSDSDGDRDDLPLVGRTPVMQALYRVVARVMNTDLPVLIWGESGTGKSLIGKAIHDFSDRRNLPFVTVTSAELQDLEGPTRVLARVRGGTLLIDEIGDFSEEIQARIARMMDTPGEHAPRFLATSQSDLAAAMKAGTLRRDLYYRLSGATLHVPALRDRVDDIALLAAHFLERSETGNTAPRALSEGAAKVFANYQWPGNVRQLEHAMRQLALTSRAPEITQSEAEHVLGAQPDPEPLRAQANTEKLGASVERHLQRYFDQHGSMLPPPGLYARILREIEAPLIEIALAATAGNQAKCADLLGINRNTLRKKITDLDIEVTRGRKMM
- a CDS encoding PAS domain-containing sensor histidine kinase — encoded protein: MRLERLRRIRRVRNLATLGLVVLGPVLALVTYLVLGPLEQGGNTPSLRIILLIDLVYILLVAALVLSEVARLVAARRAKSAGSRLHLRLTGVFALMALIPTVSVAIFAGLTINVGLEGWFSDRVRSVVGNSLAAAEAYENEQSDDLREDAIALARAIDQARTQGVDVPDTQLLADGQRLIQRGLREAYMIDGTGQIRARGDRSYLFDFEEPTPEQIREAQELDGAPLVIEDWDNNEFRALVLMEAFVDRYLYVSRDVDGKILSLLDDTKETVRLYQQLENERGKLLFEFGLLYVGFAVILILAAVWLGLWFAERLSGPVGRLTGAAQQVGAGDLEVQVREEEGDDEIAMLGRYFNQMTKQLKGQRETLLDNTRQIERRRRLFDSVLSSVTSGVVGLDPEGRVTFVNRSAARLLDWSEDQQSLALSVAVPEFGPLFNSVVKGQNEVAQGEIKVSRQGQMENLLVRVATRRSEDGRLEGYVVAFDDVTDLVSAQRMAAWGDVARRIAHEIKNPLTPIQLSAERIKRKFGPKLPEDAASLDQMTGVIIRQTGDLRRIVDEFSKFARMPEPETSVQNVVQVLQDAVLLQQSGQPDVTISANLPTQEILARVDQTMLSQALTNLIKNAGEAIESRKQNDPEADIDPRIEVQLTTTQTALQITIADNGIGLPEDRARLFEPYVTTRSEGTGLGLPIVKKIIEEHGGTLSLENAPVFAGETHFGAMAVITLPLAAPTGTPELETHNE